One part of the Ailuropoda melanoleuca isolate Jingjing chromosome 6, ASM200744v2, whole genome shotgun sequence genome encodes these proteins:
- the LOC100468639 gene encoding cystatin-C isoform X1 — MAGHLRTPLLLLAALALTLALAVAVSPGTSRRNGKSSLVGGALDADVNEEGVQQALNFALSEYNKASNDAYHSRAIRVVRARKQVVAGMNYFLEVEIGRTTCTKSQPNLDSCPFHDQPRLMRKTLCSFQIYTVPWLGKTSLVKSSCQDA, encoded by the exons ATGGCCGGGCACCTACGCACCCCGCTGCTCCTGCTGGCCGCCCTGGCCCTGACCCTGGCCCTGGCCGTGGCCGTGAGTCCCGGAACAAGCAGGAGAAATGGCAAGTCTTCGTTGGTGGGCGGTGCGTTGGACGCCGATGTCAACGAGGAGGGCGTGCAGCAGGCGCTCAACTTCGCCCTCAGCGAGTACAACAAGGCGAGCAATGACGCGTACCACAGCCGCGCAATACGAGTGGTGCGCGCCCGCAAGCAG GTCGTGGCTGGGATGAACTACTTCTTGGAGGTGGAGATCGGACGAACCACATGTACCAAGTCCCAGCCCAACTTGGACAGCTGTCCCTTTCATGACCAGCCACGACTGATGAGG AAAACGCTCTGCTCTTTCCAGATATATACTGTCCCCTGGCTGGGAAAGACCTCCTTGGTGAAGTCCAGCTGCCAGGATGCATAG